The segment GACCAGCCAGGACACGAGGCCGGCGAGGGCCGACGTGCCGTCGGACTTGCGCGCCATGCCGATCGAGACGCCGACGGCGAACAGGAGGGCGAGGTTGGCCAGGATCGCCAGGCCGGCGGTTTGGAGGAAGGAGGTAACGACGTTGGCTTGGCCGTCGTTGATGCCGATGATCCAGTTGGCGATACCAACGAGGATTGCGGCGACAGGCAGAACTGCCACCGGCAACATGATCGATTTGCCGAGGTTCTGCAGGAATTTCATCATCTGGGTGGTTCCCAATCGGTCGTGCAACTGTGCGAACTTCAGGGTGGTGTTCGGATGGCACTTTATACCGGGTGACTCCGGTCACGAGGGTGATCGCGAGCAATGGCGGGGCTGCTACGTTAGGTTCGACTCAGTTTAGCTAGGGTTACCTAACTCAACCGAATGGAGAGTGATGCTCATGTCGACCGCCGCCGTCGAGATCGTGGACCAGCAACCGTATTCCGTCCATCGTGCTCGGGTGGGGGCCGTGCAGCGGCTGTCGCCGAGTTTCGCGCGGATCACGTTCGTCGGTGACGCTCTCGCCGGCTTCGGGAATCCGGGCGCCACCTTCGATCAGCGGGTGAAGATCATCTTCCCGCCCGTGTCCGGGGTGCTGCCGCCGGTTGTCGGCGGCGCCGACTGGTACCGGTCGTGGCTGGCGGTGCCGGAGGAGGAGCGAGGGGCGATGCGCACCTACTCGATCCGCGATATCCGGATCGACGACGACGGTGCCACCGCGGTCGATGTCGACTTCGTCCTCCACCTGGTGCCCGGCCAGACCGGGCCCGCATCCACCTGGGCGTCCGAGACCACCCCGGGGGATGAGGTGCTGATCGTCGGGCCGCGGAGGGGACGGCTCGACGGCGGCGGCATCGAGTACCTGCCCGGCGGTGCGGGTCAGGTCCTCTTGGCGGGCGACGAGACGGCGGCCCCGGCGATCGCCCGCATCCTCGCCGACGCCCCGGACGACCTGTGTGGCGCCGCGTACATCGAGGTCCCCGAAGCGGCCGACGCGCAACCGATCGACGCGCCGGACGGGGTCGCGGTGCACTGGCTGCCGCGCGACGGCGTCGCGCCGGGCGAGAAGCTGCATCCGGCTGTTCTCGGGCACCTGGGCGAGGCCCCCGGTGACGTCGAGCCCGTGGCCGAACCCCGGACGGGCGAGGAGCTCCTCTGGGAGACACCGCGCTTCTCGCGGCTCGGCGAGCAGCTCGACTCGGCGGGAGCTCCCGTCGACGAGCGCTACTTTTGGATCGCCGGCGAGAGCCGTGTGGTCACCGGACTCCGTCGACGGCTGGTGAAGGACCTCGGCATCCCGCGCGCGCAGGTCGCGTTCATGGGGTACTGGCGCGAGGGCGTCGCGATGAAGGGCTGACGGTCAGACGAGGGCGTCGAGGTCCAGGGCTGCGGTGAACGGCGTCGTCACCTCGACGGTCCCGGTGTGCCAGTCGCCCACGTACCGGCCGTCCGAGAGGGTGAGGAGTTCGATCCTCGGGTGGTCGTCGAGGTCGACGATCCAGTAGTGCGGGATGCCTGCGTCGGCGTACTCGCCGCGCTTGCGGACCAGGACGACGTGGCGGGTGCCGGGGGAGACGATCTCGATCACGAGGACGACGTCGTCGGCGGTGAGCGCGACGAGGTCCTCGCGATCCCGAGCCACCACGATGGCGGGGTTGCGGACCGTCGGGCGATCGGTCGCGGTCAACACCACTTCCGGTTCAGCCGCAACGACGAACTCGGTCGGAGCCTGCGCGATCAACTCCGCCGCGAGTCTCGTGAGAAGCCTCTGGTGCAGAAAACGCGGTCTCGGCGACACGATCAGGACCCCCTCCTGAAGCTCTGACCGCTGTGACGTGTCCTCCCCCAAGGCACGCCACTGCTCCAACGACATCGGTTGAGGATGTGTCGGAGCCCAGGTCATGGACCCGACTGTAATCGCCGTGTCCGGTTCTGCCCAGCGCGTTGTCCACAGGTCTGCGGGAGCGACTGGAACATTCACGGCTTCGGATCGGTTGGAACGAACATGGCTGACGACACTGGTGAATTCCGAATCGAACACGACACGATGGGTGAGGTGCGGGTCCCCGCGGCCGCACTCTGGCGAGCGCAGACGCAACGCGCCGTCGAGAACTTCCCGATCAGTTTCCGGCCCCTCGAACGCACCCAGATCCGCGCGCTCGGCCTCCTGAAGGCCGCGACCGCCCAGGTGAATCGCGATCTCGGTCTGCTCGACGCGACCAAGGCCGACGCCATCATCGCGGCCGCGCAGGAGATCGCTGACGGTCTGCACGACGACCAGTTCCCGATCGACGTCTTCCAGACGGGGTCGGGCACGTCGTCGAACATGAACGCCAACGAGGTCATCGCCTCCATCGCCGCGCGGAACGGCGTGGACGTGCACCCGAACGACGACGTCAACATGTCGCAGAGCTCCAACGACACCTTCCCGACGGCCACCCACGTCGCCGCGGCAGAAGCCGTTGAGCGACAGCTGATTCCGGCGCTCGAGCACTTGCAGGAGACCCTGGCCGAGAAGTCGACGCAGTGGCGCACCGTCGTGAAGTCGGGCCGTACCCACCTGATGGACGCGGTGCCGATCACCCTGGGCCAGGAGTTCAGCGGCTACGCCCGCCAGGTGGAGGCCGGCGTCGAGCGACTCCGGTCCTCCCTTCCCCGCGTCGGCGAGGTCCCGATCGGCGGCACTGCGGTCGGCACCGGGCTCAACGCTCCCGAACGTTTCGGCACCCTGGTCGTCGCCGAGCTGATCAAGCTCACGGGTGTCGACGACCTCTCGCTGGCTCGTGACAACTTCGAGGCGCAGGCTGCGCGCGACGGCCTCGTCGAACTGTCCGGCCAGTTGAAGACGATCGCGGTCTCGCTGACGAAGATCGCCAACGACGTCCGCTGGATGGGCTCGGGTCCGCTCACCGGCCTCGGCGAGATCTCCCTTCCCGACCTGCAGCCCGGCAGTTCGATCATGCCCGGCAAGGTGAATCCCGTTCTGCCGGAGGCTGTCGCGCAGGTCGCGGCCCAGGTGATCGGCAACGACGCGGCCGTCACGTGGGGCGGCGGTGGCGGCGCCTTCGAGATCAACGTCAACATCCCGATGATGGCGCGCAACGTGCTGGAGTCGGTGACCCTGCTCGCGAATGTCTCGCGACTCTTCGCCGACCGCTGCATCAGCGGCCTGGTGGCGCACGAAGAGCGCCTGCGCACCCTGGCGGAGTCGTCGCCGTCGATCGTCACCCCGCTGAACTCGGCCATCGGCTACGAGGAGGCGGCCGCCGTCGCGAAGGAGGCGCTGAAGGAGGGCAAGACCATCCGTCAGACCGTCATCGACCGCGGTCTCATCGGCGACAAGCTCTCAATGGAGGAACTGGACCGTCGCCTCGACGTCCTCAAGATGGCGAACATCGACCGAGAGCGCTGAGTCCGCGATCGGACGAAAAATCTCGGCCCCCGAATCCATCTGTGAGGTGGATTCGGGGGCCGAGATCTTTTGTTCAGGCGAGGCCGTGCCGGTCTAGCGCTCCTTGGAGCGGACGCGGATGCCGCTCAGGGGGATGCTGACGCTGCCGCTGGGGTCGGTGAAGAAGTCGTTGCCCTTGTCGTCGACGACGATGAAGGCGGGGAAGTTCTCGACCTCGATCTTCCACACGGCTTCCATGCCGAGCTCCGGGTACTCCAGGACCTCCTGGCTCTTGATGCAGTCGAGGGCCAGACGGGCGGCGGGGCCGCCGATGGAACCGAGGTAGAAGCCGCCGTGCGCGTTGCACGCCTCCGCGACGACCTTGGAGCGGTTGCCCTTGGCGAGCATCACCATGGAGCCGCCCGCGGCCTGGAACTGCTCGACGTACGAGTCCATGCGACCGGCCGTGGTGGGGCCGAAGGAACCCGACGCCATGCCCTCGGGGGTCTTGGCGGGTCCGGCGTAGTACACCGGGTGGTTCTTCAGGTACTCGGGCATCGGCTCGCCGGCGTCGAGGCGCTCCTTGATCTTGGCGTGCGCGATGTCGCGGGCGACGACCAGCGGGCCGGTCAGCGACAGGCGGGTCTTCACCGGGTGCTTCGACAACTCGGCGAGGATCTCCTCCATCGGCTGGTTGAGGTCGATCTCCACGACCTCGCCGCCCGCGATGTCCTGGGCGGTGCCGGTGTCGGGCATGTACTGCGCCGGATCGGTCTCGAGCTGCTCCAGGAAGACGCCGTCGGCGGTGATCTTGCCGAGCGCCTGGCGGTCGGCCGAGCACGACACGGCGATCGCGACGGGCAGCGACGCGCCGTGGCGGGGGAGTCGGACCGCGCGCACGTCGTGGCAGAAGTACTTGCCGCCGAACTGGGCGCCGATGCCGAACGACTGCGTCAGCTTGAAGATCTCCTCTTCGAGCTCCGGGTCGCGGAAGGCGTGGCCGGTCATGTCGCCCTCGGTGGGCAGCGAGTCCAGGTAGTGGGCCGACGCGTACTTCGCGGTCTTGAGCGCGAACTCGGCCGACGTGCCGCCGATGACCACGGCCAGGTGGTACGGCGGGCAGGCCGCGGTGCCGAGCGACCGGATCTTCTCGTCCAGGTAGGTCAGCAGGCGCTTGGGGTTCAGGATGGCCTTCGTCTCCTGGAACAGGAACGACTTGTTGGCGCTGCCGCCGCCCTTGGCCATGAACAGGAACTTGTACTCGGGACCCTTGGGGCCCTGCTCGGTCGCGTAGATCTCGACCTGGGCGGGCAGGTTGGTTCCGGTGTTGCGCTCCTCGTACATGGTGATCGGCGCGTTCTGCGAGTACCGCAGGTTGAGATTGGTGTAGGCGTCGTACACGCCCTTCGAGATCCACTCGCCGTCCTCGACGCCGGTCAGCACGCCCTCGGACTTCTTGCCCATGACGATGGCGGTGCCGGTGTCCTGGCACATCGGCAGGACACCACCGGCGGAGATGTTGACGTTCTTGAGGAGGTCCAGGGCGACGAAGCGGTCGTTGCCGGAGGCCTCGGGATCGTCGATGATCTTGCGCAGCTGCTTCAAGTGCGCGGGCCGCAGGTAGTGGCTGATGTCGTGCATCGCCTCCGCGGTCAACTTCTGGATCACCTCGGGATCGACCTTCAGGAAGGTCTGTCCGTCGACCTCGAAAGTCGAGACGCCCTCCTTGGTGATCAGTCGGTACGGGGTCTCGTCTTCACCGATCGGCAGGAGGTCGGAGTAGAGGAATTCGGGGGCTGAAGCTGATTCACTCACGGCTCTGATGGTAACTCTCCTGCTGAGCGCGCTTGCCCACCGCCGGGATTACCGGTCGGTAGGCAAGCGCAGGTCGGCGTGCGATCGGGTCAGCTGCCGATGCCGATGGCGGTCAGCAGGACGGTCACCAGAGTGGCGACGGCGAAGAGGCCGTGCGCGCCGACGACGGCGATCGGGAACGACTTCTCCGGCGGGTCGACGGCGTCGTTCGAGAGGCTCGGCAGCCAGCGGGCCACCATGCCGAAGCCGGTCAGCGCCAGCAGCACCAGCAGGACCAGCGAGACCCAGGCGAGGGCGTCGACGTCGGAGACCAGGTAGACGATCCAGAGGACCAGGCCGACGGCGGCGACGAGGAAGTGTGCGAAGACGACGGGTGCGGGGAGCCGGGAGGTGGTGCCTGCTTTCGCGCCGCCGCCCGCCAGCCACTTGGCGAGGAGGACGAAACCGCCTCCGGCGGTGATCACCCAGAGGATCAGGGCTGCGATGTTCATAGTGTTCTGCTCCAAACGTTGAGGTGTGGGCTGTGACTTGAAATCACCGGACGAAACCGGTTGCTTGTTCGGCCTCGGCGACGACGCGGACGCCGTAGCGGTAGGCGAGTTTGCCGCCGAGCGAACCGGCGATCGTCAGGACGACGAGGCAGACGACGCTGAGTGCGATTGGGCCGTAGGCGACGGCGTCGTCGAGCGATCCGACCGCGCGCCACCAGAAGGCGAACCCGAAGCCGATGGTCACGGCGAGCATCAAGCTCATGTGCCAGATCCCCGTGCGGAAGGCCTCGGTGCCGGTCGGGATGACGAGCAGGTCGAGGAAGCCGACGGTGGCGGCGGCGAGGGCGCCGAGGACTCCGATGCCGATGAGCCAGAGCGCGCCGCGGTTCAGGAAGGCCGGGTCGTCGACGACGTGCGAGGCGATGTCGAAGACCAGGCTCGTGACCCACGCGCCGATCGGAATCGTCACGAGAATCGGGTGGAACGGATGTCCATACGGACCTGCCATCGCTGCGCTGGCCGGGTGTTTTGCCTGCTCGTGGAGCTCATCCATCGTAGTCACCTCTAAAATTCATAGTCGTTGCTATTAGAACTGACATTACGCCCACAGATGTTGGTTTTACAATGGGGTCATGGCTCTCTTCTCGCGGTTCCGTCGGTCCCTGCCCGACCGGGACGACGTGGCGGCCGTGTCGGCACTCGACGAACCGACCCGGCGTCGGATCTACGACTTCGTCTGCCCCAAGCGCGACGCGCTCAGTCGCGACGAGGTGAGCGCCGCGCTCGGGATCCCGAGGCAGACAGCGGCCTTCCATCTGGAGAAGCTGGCGGATGCCGGCCTGCTCGACGTCGAGTACGCACGACGCAGCGGACGGACCGGTCCAGGTGCCGGGCGGCCGTCGAAGCTGTATCGGCGCAGTCGGCGAGAGGTGAGCGTGCAACTCCCGGGACGGTCGTACGACGTCGCGGGCGCGCTTCTGGCTCAAGCGGTGGAGGACGCGGATCGGACGGGGGAGTCGCCGCGTGCGTGTCTGGCGCGCAGTGCCGCCGACCTCGGTCGCGATCTCGGGCTGCCCGAGGGGGCGACCGACGAGGAACTCATGACGCTGCTCGCCGAAGCCGGCTACGAACCGCGCATCGAGGGCGACGACATCGTCCTGGTGAACTGCCCGTTCCATGCGCTCGCCAAGGAACACACCGGACTGGTGTGCGGAATGAACCTGGATCTGGTGTCGGGCGCACTCGGCAGTGCGGCTGGGCGGGCTCGGCTCGAACCGCACGACGGGTACTGCTGCGTGCGGATCAAGCGTGCGGTGACGCCGGCCTGAGTGGGCCTGCGCGACCCAGCCCGCGGCGATCTCGATGCGCGGGCTCGCTGCGCTCGCGCGCTTACTCGATCAGCAAGGGGCGGCTCGCTCGATCGGCAAGGGGTGGTGCGGGCTACGTCGCGGCGGGGATTCGCGAATGGACAGCCTCGGCGAGGAAGGCGAGCTCGGGTTGCTCCTCGGCCTCGGTGAGCGCCTCCTCGAGGATGCGGTCGTGCGTGGGGCGCGCCTCGTCGAGCAGCTTGATGCCTGCCGGGGTGAGTTCGGTGTAGATCCCGCGTCGATCGTCGGCGCAGAGGATGCGCGTCAGCAGGACGCGATCCTCCAAGCGGGTCACCAAGCGTGTGGTGGCGCTGCTGGAGAGGGCGGCCGCGCGGGCCAACTGCTGCATCCGCATGTGCCAGCCGTCCTGTCTGCTGAGGGCGTCCAGCACTGTGAACTCGACGACCGACAGTCCGTGTTCGGACTGCAGTGCCTTCTCGAGCTTGGTCTCGATCAGCGAGTGGAGTGCGACGAGTGTGCGCCACCCGCGTGCCCGGATCTCGACGGCGTCGTCGGCAATTCCCATGTCAAAGCCCTTTCTGATGCTGATTCACTGTAGCACCTTGCGAAGGTAACCGGCGTGTGCAACTATTTAAACCGTTGCGTACGCAATTACTGCACACGCTGGTGATTGCAAACGCGGTTTCACATCACGAACACACAGTCTTGAGGAGTAGTCATGCCAGTCGCGCTCTACGCGCTCGCCCTCGGCGGCTTCGGCATCGGTCTCACCGAGTTCGGCATCATGGGCCTCCTGCCCGAGGTGGCCGCCGACTTCGGTGTCACCGAATCGGTCGCCGGGTACCTGATCTCGGGGTACGCGCTCTCGGTGGCGATCGGCGCCATCATCTTCACTGCGGTCCTCGGCCGCGTCGACCGGAAGAAGGCCCTGCTCGGCCTCCTGGTCCTGTTCATCATCGGCAACATGGTGTCGGCGATCGCAGGCACCTACGAGTTGATGCTCGCCGGTCGCATCGTCGCGGCCCTGTGCCACGGCGCCTTCTTCGGCATCGGATCAGTGGTCGCCGCCGACCTCGTCAGCGAGAACCGTCGCGCCGCCGCCATCTCGATCATGTTCGCCGGCCTCACCGTCTCCAACGTGCTCGGTGTCCCGCTCGGCACCTTCCTGGGGCAGGCCGCGGGCTGGCGCGCCACCTTCTGGGCCATCACCGTCATCGGCGTCGCCGCACTGATCGGCATCGGTGTTCTCGTCAAGCCCACCGCGGCACCGGAACGCACAGGCAGTGCCCTCGACGAGTTCATCATCTTCCGCAGCCGCCAGGTGTGGCTGTCCATGATCGTCACCGTCCTCGGCTACGGCGGCATGTTCGGCGCGTTCAGCTACATCGCCTTCACCCTCACCGGTGTCAGCGGCTTCAGCTCGTCGGCCGTCCCGTGGCTGCTGGTCCTGTTCGGCGTCGGACTCTTCGCGGGCAACCTGCTCGACGGTCGCGCCGCGGACAAGAACCCTCCGCGCACCCTGATCGTCCTGTTCATCGCCCTCACCGTGGTCCTCGGGATCTTCGCGGCGACCGCGACCTCGCAGATCGCCACCGTCATCGCGCTGGTGCTCATGGGCGCCCTCGGTTTCGCGACCGTCCCCGGACTGCAGATGCGCATCATGAACTTTGCGACCGACGCGCCCCCCTCGCCTCCGGCACCAACATCGCCGCGTTCAACGTCGGCAACGCCTTCGGCGCGTGGGTCGCAGGCCTCACCATCGCGGCGGGTCTCGGCTACACCTCGCCGCTGTGGGTCGGCGCCCTCATCACCGCGGGCGGCCTGCTGGTCTTCCTCGCCGCGACCAGGATGTCCGACGGAGAGTACGCCGCATCTGGTACGCCGGAAGCGGAGTCCGCTCAGCGTGCGCCCGCAGGCGTCGCCTGACACCGTAGAACCGGAACCGCACGCTCAGAACAACACGACTTCAGCACAACAAGACTCTTAGGAGAAGTATGTCCGCCATTCCGAACATCACCCTCAACAACGGCGTCGTGATGCCGCAGGTCGGGTTCGGTGTCTTCCAGGTACCGGACGACGGCGCGCAGGCCGCCGTCGAGACCGCACTGGAGAAGGGCTACCGCAGCATCGACACCGCGATGATCTACGGCAACGAGGCCGGCGTCGGCCGCGCCATCGCAGCATCCGGCATCGCCCGCGACGAGCTGTTCATCACCACCAAGCTGTGGCTGGCCGACCTCGGTGCGGGCAAGGCGGAGGCCGCCCTCGACGCGAGCCTCGAACGCCTCGGCCTCGATCAGGTGGACCTGTACCTGATCCACTGGCCGGCACCCGCCACCGACGACTACCTCGACAGCTGGCAGCAGCTCTCGGCGCTCGGCGATGCGAAGACCCGGGCGATCGGCGTCTCGAACTTCCTGCCCGAGCACCTCGACCGCGTCGCGGCACTGGGCGGCGCCATCCCGGCCGTCAACCAGATCGAGCTGCACCCGACGCTGCAGAACAGGGAGACCGTGGAGGCCAACCGCCGTCTCGGCATCGCGACCGAGGCGTGGAGCCCCCTCGCGCAGGGTGCGGCGCTGACAGCTCCGGCAGTCGTCGAGGCCGCCGAGCGCCACGAGGTGAGCCCGGCACAGGTGGTCCTGCGGTGGCACGTGCAGAACGGCACCATCGTGATCCCGAAGTCGGTGACGCCGTCGCGCATCGCGTCGAACCTCGACCTGTTCGGCTTCGACCTCACCGAGTCCGAGATGGACGCGATCAACGCGCTCGAGGCCGACGGTCGTACCGGCCCGCACCCGGCACAGTTCAACGGCTGATCAATTCAACGGTTGAGGAATCGGCTCCTTGTCGGGGGCGTGAACGTGAACGGCGATGTGGTCGGCGGGGAACTCCCGCCGACCACCG is part of the Gordonia phthalatica genome and harbors:
- a CDS encoding siderophore-interacting protein — translated: MSTAAVEIVDQQPYSVHRARVGAVQRLSPSFARITFVGDALAGFGNPGATFDQRVKIIFPPVSGVLPPVVGGADWYRSWLAVPEEERGAMRTYSIRDIRIDDDGATAVDVDFVLHLVPGQTGPASTWASETTPGDEVLIVGPRRGRLDGGGIEYLPGGAGQVLLAGDETAAPAIARILADAPDDLCGAAYIEVPEAADAQPIDAPDGVAVHWLPRDGVAPGEKLHPAVLGHLGEAPGDVEPVAEPRTGEELLWETPRFSRLGEQLDSAGAPVDERYFWIAGESRVVTGLRRRLVKDLGIPRAQVAFMGYWREGVAMKG
- a CDS encoding Uma2 family endonuclease encodes the protein MSLEQWRALGEDTSQRSELQEGVLIVSPRPRFLHQRLLTRLAAELIAQAPTEFVVAAEPEVVLTATDRPTVRNPAIVVARDREDLVALTADDVVLVIEIVSPGTRHVVLVRKRGEYADAGIPHYWIVDLDDHPRIELLTLSDGRYVGDWHTGTVEVTTPFTAALDLDALV
- a CDS encoding class II fumarate hydratase; translation: MADDTGEFRIEHDTMGEVRVPAAALWRAQTQRAVENFPISFRPLERTQIRALGLLKAATAQVNRDLGLLDATKADAIIAAAQEIADGLHDDQFPIDVFQTGSGTSSNMNANEVIASIAARNGVDVHPNDDVNMSQSSNDTFPTATHVAAAEAVERQLIPALEHLQETLAEKSTQWRTVVKSGRTHLMDAVPITLGQEFSGYARQVEAGVERLRSSLPRVGEVPIGGTAVGTGLNAPERFGTLVVAELIKLTGVDDLSLARDNFEAQAARDGLVELSGQLKTIAVSLTKIANDVRWMGSGPLTGLGEISLPDLQPGSSIMPGKVNPVLPEAVAQVAAQVIGNDAAVTWGGGGGAFEINVNIPMMARNVLESVTLLANVSRLFADRCISGLVAHEERLRTLAESSPSIVTPLNSAIGYEEAAAVAKEALKEGKTIRQTVIDRGLIGDKLSMEELDRRLDVLKMANIDRER
- a CDS encoding fumarate hydratase, whose protein sequence is MSESASAPEFLYSDLLPIGEDETPYRLITKEGVSTFEVDGQTFLKVDPEVIQKLTAEAMHDISHYLRPAHLKQLRKIIDDPEASGNDRFVALDLLKNVNISAGGVLPMCQDTGTAIVMGKKSEGVLTGVEDGEWISKGVYDAYTNLNLRYSQNAPITMYEERNTGTNLPAQVEIYATEQGPKGPEYKFLFMAKGGGSANKSFLFQETKAILNPKRLLTYLDEKIRSLGTAACPPYHLAVVIGGTSAEFALKTAKYASAHYLDSLPTEGDMTGHAFRDPELEEEIFKLTQSFGIGAQFGGKYFCHDVRAVRLPRHGASLPVAIAVSCSADRQALGKITADGVFLEQLETDPAQYMPDTGTAQDIAGGEVVEIDLNQPMEEILAELSKHPVKTRLSLTGPLVVARDIAHAKIKERLDAGEPMPEYLKNHPVYYAGPAKTPEGMASGSFGPTTAGRMDSYVEQFQAAGGSMVMLAKGNRSKVVAEACNAHGGFYLGSIGGPAARLALDCIKSQEVLEYPELGMEAVWKIEVENFPAFIVVDDKGNDFFTDPSGSVSIPLSGIRVRSKER
- a CDS encoding DUF2231 domain-containing protein is translated as MDELHEQAKHPASAAMAGPYGHPFHPILVTIPIGAWVTSLVFDIASHVVDDPAFLNRGALWLIGIGVLGALAAATVGFLDLLVIPTGTEAFRTGIWHMSLMLAVTIGFGFAFWWRAVGSLDDAVAYGPIALSVVCLVVLTIAGSLGGKLAYRYGVRVVAEAEQATGFVR
- a CDS encoding helix-turn-helix transcriptional regulator, with amino-acid sequence MALFSRFRRSLPDRDDVAAVSALDEPTRRRIYDFVCPKRDALSRDEVSAALGIPRQTAAFHLEKLADAGLLDVEYARRSGRTGPGAGRPSKLYRRSRREVSVQLPGRSYDVAGALLAQAVEDADRTGESPRACLARSAADLGRDLGLPEGATDEELMTLLAEAGYEPRIEGDDIVLVNCPFHALAKEHTGLVCGMNLDLVSGALGSAAGRARLEPHDGYCCVRIKRAVTPA
- a CDS encoding MarR family winged helix-turn-helix transcriptional regulator — encoded protein: MGIADDAVEIRARGWRTLVALHSLIETKLEKALQSEHGLSVVEFTVLDALSRQDGWHMRMQQLARAAALSSSATTRLVTRLEDRVLLTRILCADDRRGIYTELTPAGIKLLDEARPTHDRILEEALTEAEEQPELAFLAEAVHSRIPAAT
- a CDS encoding aldo/keto reductase codes for the protein MSAIPNITLNNGVVMPQVGFGVFQVPDDGAQAAVETALEKGYRSIDTAMIYGNEAGVGRAIAASGIARDELFITTKLWLADLGAGKAEAALDASLERLGLDQVDLYLIHWPAPATDDYLDSWQQLSALGDAKTRAIGVSNFLPEHLDRVAALGGAIPAVNQIELHPTLQNRETVEANRRLGIATEAWSPLAQGAALTAPAVVEAAERHEVSPAQVVLRWHVQNGTIVIPKSVTPSRIASNLDLFGFDLTESEMDAINALEADGRTGPHPAQFNG